TTTTCGCAAAAAAGTTTGCCAAGGCTCAAATCGTCTGTTACTCTGTTGTATATACGTTTGTGCCCGCCAACCTTTTCGTAGTCTTTTCTAAAAACTGCTATACATGAACCATACATTCCTTTGCTCCTGCTCTTTCTTTCATAAGGTGACATAAACGCAAATACACCAAGGATATTTACAATTAAACATAATTTTTCATAAAGCTGCTGCGTTGTATGATATGGTATAACCGAAATTGCACCATTTGTTGAAAAGAGTGTCTTTACAATTCTTTCTATACTATCTTGGGATAATCTCACATCAGCGTCTAAAAATATCAGTATATCACCTGTTGAGTTTAAATACCCATTCCAAAGAGCCCAATTTTTACCTGTCCAGCCAGACGGCAAAGTTGGATTTTTAATTAGCTTCACACCAAATTTTTCAGCGATTTTGCTAGTCCCATCTTCAGAAAAATCATCTACCACTATTATTTCATCAGGAACTATTGTTTGATTTGAAAGGCTTTTAAGAAGGTGAGGCAAGTTCTTCTCTTCATTTCGAGCAGGGATTATAACAGAAATCTTTTGATTTAATTCAAAAAAATCGCCTTTAGTGTCTGTAAGAAAAATTTTTGAGAAAAGAAGAAATCCTGAAGCTATACCCAGAATGAAAAGAGCAAAAAGTATCATAAAAAAATCAGCTCCTTTTTGAAAATGCAGAATGTTAGCCAATCATATTTACTATATTATACATTATTTGTGCTATTATTTGAATGCAAC
The DNA window shown above is from Caldicellulosiruptor owensensis OL and carries:
- a CDS encoding glycosyltransferase → MILFALFILGIASGFLLFSKIFLTDTKGDFFELNQKISVIIPARNEEKNLPHLLKSLSNQTIVPDEIIVVDDFSEDGTSKIAEKFGVKLIKNPTLPSGWTGKNWALWNGYLNSTGDILIFLDADVRLSQDSIERIVKTLFSTNGAISVIPYHTTQQLYEKLCLIVNILGVFAFMSPYERKSRSKGMYGSCIAVFRKDYEKVGGHKRIYNRVTDDLSLGKLFCENGIRVENFLGYGAVAFRMYPNGMKSQLEGIAKSAALSMQLLNTKTVILIALWTFGLVLTGFLTPILLYTHHPLATKFLIGYILYVIQILYLQIYIGNFGIVLPILYFIPTAYFLLMILYSFYQVKFIRSVYWKGRQIKVGGK